One part of the Cystobacter ferrugineus genome encodes these proteins:
- a CDS encoding sensor histidine kinase translates to MDIRTQSALLASIIGLALGVSMLLRAARPRVLTLYSVFALTLGGYYLSTFIHDFFATGNYPWVTRVAVGATILLASLIPGAAVAFFLEFLGVSQGTHLLGRRLSFLSAVFGLMVAVSPLAQKEWARIVVGTWVLGALLASVSLLLRRVRTTDSRIERLRLTYLAIGAGAAILFSVLDQLERYGLPFPTPLGPVFTTLYLFFLAQTLLRLRLMDLHELLAKIVSQTLLASILAVVFTLLTMWVDKNNTSLFIFNTVVATFVLLILLEPLRAKVEERVVAVFFRERFELLRVLGSTRARMAGVIEISELARLVLDALHESGRITHASLYLMAEDRPGYRLLDARGPAPVSFLDTGAARGVLFAVASGQKAVLLENVERRIAVMRQQAVEGKRFRDELKRLHDTRAALVQMKAGITVPLLGNDRVIGFLNLWDERVPEAYASDEIALMLEVAERLATALENSKLYETIRERDRLAALGEMAAGLAHEIRNPLGAIKGAAQCLDPRRLPGEEGEFLEVIVEEVNRLNGVVSAFLDYARPLKQTFGPTDLNEVVTRTVRLIHNELPAGLELKVEQEENLPRVEADAEQLKQVLINLVQNAMQALGGGPGGVITMKTVRPDRFNDFRHAGDSFVELHVSDTGPGIPPEQHQSIFVPFYTTKQKGTGLGLAISQRIVKNHGGTLSVRSKPGEGATFIIRLPAPPPEPTQSHDSGLANEPSFPNGRLAETPPPDGTTPPPRHERKSRREKKRRAS, encoded by the coding sequence ATGGACATCCGGACACAGAGCGCGCTTCTCGCATCCATCATCGGCCTGGCGCTTGGCGTCTCCATGTTGTTGAGAGCCGCACGTCCGCGGGTGCTCACGCTCTACTCCGTCTTCGCGTTGACATTGGGGGGGTACTACCTCTCCACCTTCATCCATGACTTCTTCGCCACGGGCAACTACCCGTGGGTGACGCGGGTGGCGGTGGGTGCCACCATCCTACTGGCTTCGCTCATTCCTGGCGCGGCCGTCGCCTTCTTCCTCGAGTTCCTCGGCGTCAGCCAGGGCACCCACCTGCTGGGCAGGCGGCTCTCCTTCCTCTCGGCCGTGTTCGGGCTGATGGTGGCGGTGTCGCCCCTGGCCCAGAAGGAGTGGGCGCGGATCGTCGTGGGCACGTGGGTGCTCGGCGCGCTGCTGGCCTCGGTGTCGTTGCTGCTGCGACGAGTGCGCACCACCGATTCACGCATCGAGCGGCTGCGGCTGACGTACCTGGCCATTGGCGCCGGGGCGGCCATCCTCTTCAGCGTGTTGGATCAGCTCGAGCGCTACGGGCTGCCCTTCCCCACCCCGCTGGGGCCCGTCTTCACCACGCTCTACCTCTTCTTCCTCGCGCAGACGCTGTTGCGGCTGCGGCTGATGGATCTGCACGAGCTGCTGGCGAAGATCGTCTCGCAGACGTTGCTCGCCTCCATCCTGGCGGTGGTCTTCACGCTGCTGACGATGTGGGTGGACAAGAACAACACCTCGCTCTTCATCTTCAACACGGTGGTGGCGACGTTCGTGCTGCTCATCCTCCTGGAGCCCCTGCGGGCCAAGGTGGAGGAGCGTGTGGTGGCGGTCTTCTTCCGCGAGCGCTTCGAGCTTCTGCGGGTGCTCGGCAGCACGCGGGCGCGCATGGCGGGCGTCATCGAGATCTCCGAGCTGGCGCGGCTGGTGCTCGACGCGCTGCACGAGTCGGGGCGCATCACGCACGCGTCGCTGTACCTGATGGCCGAGGACCGGCCCGGCTACCGGCTGTTGGACGCGCGGGGGCCGGCGCCGGTGTCGTTCCTGGACACGGGGGCGGCGCGCGGGGTGCTGTTCGCGGTGGCGTCGGGGCAGAAGGCGGTGCTGCTGGAGAACGTGGAGCGGCGCATCGCGGTGATGAGGCAGCAGGCGGTGGAGGGCAAGCGCTTCCGGGACGAGCTCAAGCGGCTGCACGACACGCGCGCGGCGCTGGTGCAGATGAAGGCGGGCATCACCGTGCCGCTCTTGGGCAATGACCGGGTCATCGGCTTCCTCAACCTGTGGGACGAGCGGGTGCCGGAAGCGTACGCCTCGGATGAGATCGCGCTGATGCTGGAGGTGGCCGAGCGGCTGGCGACGGCGCTGGAGAACTCCAAGCTGTACGAGACCATCCGCGAGCGGGACCGCCTGGCGGCGCTGGGAGAGATGGCGGCGGGCCTGGCGCATGAAATCCGCAATCCGCTGGGGGCCATCAAGGGCGCGGCGCAGTGTCTGGATCCGCGGCGGCTGCCGGGCGAGGAAGGCGAGTTCCTGGAGGTGATCGTCGAGGAGGTCAACCGGCTCAACGGGGTGGTGTCGGCGTTCCTCGACTACGCGAGGCCGCTGAAGCAGACGTTCGGGCCCACGGACCTGAACGAGGTGGTGACGCGCACGGTGCGGCTCATCCACAACGAGCTGCCGGCGGGGCTTGAGCTGAAGGTGGAGCAGGAGGAGAACCTGCCGCGGGTGGAGGCGGACGCGGAGCAGCTCAAGCAGGTGCTCATCAACCTGGTGCAGAACGCGATGCAGGCGCTGGGCGGGGGGCCGGGAGGAGTGATCACGATGAAGACGGTGCGGCCGGACCGCTTCAACGACTTCCGGCACGCGGGGGACTCGTTCGTGGAGCTGCACGTGTCGGACACGGGCCCGGGGATTCCGCCCGAGCAGCACCAGAGCATCTTCGTGCCCTTCTACACGACGAAGCAGAAGGGAACGGGGCTGGGGCTGGCGATTTCGCAGCGCATCGTGAAGAACCACGGGGGGACGCTGTCGGTGCGCAGCAAGCCGGGCGAGGGCGCCACGTTCATCATCCGCCTGCCCGCGCCGCCCCCCGAGCCCACCCAGTCCCATGACTCGGGGCTCGCGAACGAGCCGTCCTTTCCCAACGGGAGGCTCGCCGAGACTCCACCGCCGGACGGCACGACGCCCCCACCCCGCCACGAGCGCAAGTCCAGGCGCGAGAAGAAGCGCCGGGCGAGCTGA